The nucleotide sequence GGTGCGTTCGACGGCCAGGCGCAGCCGGTACGCGCGCTGGCAAGGGTCTACAGCAACTACACCCACGTGATCGTCCGCGCCGACGGGAAGATCGGCAGCTTCGCCGACCTGCGCGGCAAGCGGATCTCCACGGGCTCACCGAAGTCCGGCACCGACATCATCGCCGGGCGGCTGCTCACGGCCGGCGGGATCGACCCGGGCCGGGACATCCAGCGGCTCAACCTGTCGCTGCCGGAGACCGTGCAGCGGATGCGGGCCGGCAGCCTGGACGCCATGTTCTTCTCCGGCGGCCTGCCCACCCCGGGCATCAAGGACCTGCTCTCCGGCGCGCCCGGGGTGTTCCGGCTGCTCCCGCTCACCGAGCTGATCGAGCCGCTGGCCGCCCGCTACGGCTCGGTCTACACGACGGCCACCCTGCCCAAGGAGATCTACGGGACCCCGGCGGCCACCCCGACCATCACGGTCGCGAACGTGATCCTGGTGGCGGCGGACATGCCGGACCAGCTCGCGTACGACCTGACCCGGGTGCTCTTCACCTGGCAGGACGAGCTGATCAGGGTGCATCCGGAGGCGGCGAACTTCACCCGGGACAGCGCCGCCGCCACCGACCCGATCCCGCTGCACCCGGGTGCGGCCCGCTGGTATCGCAGCGGCTGACGGTGGCGCCTCCGCCCGGGGTTGCGTCTTCCCGCCATGCTGTTCGCGTGATCATGACGCGCCACTCGTCGGCCCTGGCGACTCTCGGCTGCGTGTTGCTGGTGCTGGCCGGCGGCGCGCTGCTGTGGCTGCCGTTCCACACCCAGTACGCGCTCGACCGCTGGGGAACCGAACTGCGGGAGACCGGAGTGCCGGCGCGGGCGGTCGTCTACGACCAGGTGACGAAGCGCGGCGGCAACCGGACCAGCTCGTCGACCACCATGTATTTCCGGTACGGGCTGGCCGGCCGGACGTACGAGCAGGAGGTCGGCTGCGTCGAGGTGTGCCGGTCCGTCGGCGAGGAGGTGCCGATCTGGGTGAACCCGGCCGACCCGGACGACTTCGTCACCGACTTCGACCAGCTCAGCGGGCACCGGGGCCGCATACAGGGCGGGCTGGGCGTCGCCGGGTTCGCGATCCTGGTCGTGGCGGTCCCGCTGCTGCTGTCCCGCGTCCCGTTCCAGCGCTGGTTCCCTCCGCGCAAGCCGCGGCCCCGTCCCCGTCCCGGTGCGCCCGGCCCGGGCGGTGCCGGGTTCCGGATCCGCACCAAGCACAAGCGGGGCGACCGACGCTGAGCTGCTCGACCAGGCTCAGAGGTTGGCGGGGGCCGTGGCGGCCCGGGCCGCGGCGACGAGCCGGTCGGTCTCGGCGGCCACCGCATCGTCGTCGGTGGGCGTGCCCGGGTCGTAGCGCACCGTCCAGGTCAGCCCGTCCACACCCGGCACCCGCCGGGCGGCGATCCGCCCCGCGCCGCCGGGCACCGGGTGGTGCGCGGTGTACGCGACCGAGCGGGTGACCCGGGCCCGCACCTGGTGCGGCAGGTCGCCCGGGTCGAGCAGCAGGTAGGTCTCGGCCGGGCAGTCGGCGACCACGACGTAGCCGTCCCGCTCGGCGACCCGATCGGCGGGGGTGACGGTCAGCTCGCGACCGGACCAGACCGCCTTGAGGATGTCGTGCCAGCCGATCCGCTCGCCCCGGCCGGGCAGCCAGAGCCCGAGGTTGCTGGCCACCACGACGCCGTCGCCCTCGCCGTTGCCGACGGCGGCCCAGGCGAGCACCCGCTCGTCGGCGCCCAGCGGGGGCCGGTCGGCGGGCGGCAGCTTCGGCTTGCGGCTGAACAGTCCCATCTAGAGCCCTCCGGCGGCCTGCTCGCGCAGCGCCCGCGCGTGCTGTTCCAGCGAGAGCAACTCCCCGAACAGGGCGAAGTATTCGTCCTTGTTGCTCACCGGGTTGATCCGCTGGATCTTCGACTTCAGGTCCTTGATCCGGCCGGTCACCGAGCCCCACTGCAGGCGGGCCATGGTGATCGAGACGTAGCG is from Micromonospora terminaliae and encodes:
- a CDS encoding DUF3592 domain-containing protein, which codes for MTRHSSALATLGCVLLVLAGGALLWLPFHTQYALDRWGTELRETGVPARAVVYDQVTKRGGNRTSSSTTMYFRYGLAGRTYEQEVGCVEVCRSVGEEVPIWVNPADPDDFVTDFDQLSGHRGRIQGGLGVAGFAILVVAVPLLLSRVPFQRWFPPRKPRPRPRPGAPGPGGAGFRIRTKHKRGDRR
- a CDS encoding TAXI family TRAP transporter solute-binding subunit, yielding MTGRPLRLVAALLLAALAAGCGGADTEARAWHDGRIFLATGNTTGVYYQLGGGYADLISRHLPGYEARAEPTGASVENITRLAGGDMEIAFSLADTAADAVSGRGAFDGQAQPVRALARVYSNYTHVIVRADGKIGSFADLRGKRISTGSPKSGTDIIAGRLLTAGGIDPGRDIQRLNLSLPETVQRMRAGSLDAMFFSGGLPTPGIKDLLSGAPGVFRLLPLTELIEPLAARYGSVYTTATLPKEIYGTPAATPTITVANVILVAADMPDQLAYDLTRVLFTWQDELIRVHPEAANFTRDSAAATDPIPLHPGAARWYRSG